One window from the genome of Streptomyces sp. NBC_00708 encodes:
- a CDS encoding DUF6518 family protein, with protein MTSPSSTSVATPAHALGRPAAGRDHATLTQAVCATTGIALGVLTNLLQGWLPSSWNQLANSGGVWSVLAFATGAVLAPRVGDVRRIAVAGALAEIGLVVGYYGYAELGREGMGSLVFPLVWLVMACVAGPLFGTAGAWSRRSPRLWRRVGSLGAVGGLFGSECLHYWLTLGYADQAVACAVIACALPLALARTWRERGLGLAVAVVASPVAYAAVYGLLDQISG; from the coding sequence ATGACCTCCCCGTCCTCCACGTCCGTGGCGACCCCGGCCCATGCCCTCGGGCGCCCCGCCGCCGGTCGGGACCACGCGACCCTCACGCAAGCGGTGTGCGCCACCACCGGTATCGCGCTCGGCGTCCTGACCAACCTGCTCCAGGGCTGGCTGCCCTCGTCCTGGAACCAGTTGGCGAACTCCGGCGGGGTGTGGTCGGTGCTCGCCTTCGCCACCGGCGCGGTCCTCGCGCCGCGCGTCGGCGATGTCCGCCGCATCGCCGTGGCCGGTGCGCTCGCGGAGATCGGCCTCGTCGTCGGCTACTACGGCTACGCGGAACTGGGCCGCGAGGGCATGGGGAGCCTCGTCTTCCCCCTCGTCTGGCTGGTGATGGCGTGTGTCGCCGGCCCGCTCTTCGGTACGGCCGGCGCCTGGTCGCGGCGCAGTCCCCGGCTGTGGCGGCGCGTCGGGTCCCTGGGCGCGGTCGGCGGCCTCTTCGGGAGCGAGTGTCTGCACTACTGGCTGACGCTCGGGTACGCCGACCAGGCCGTCGCCTGTGCCGTGATCGCCTGCGCGCTGCCCCTGGCACTGGCCCGCACCTGGCGCGAACGCGGCCTGGGCCTCGCCGTGGCGGTGGTCGCTTCCCCGGTGGCCTACGCGGCCGTGTACGGGCTGCTGGATCAGATCTCCGGCTAG
- a CDS encoding catalase, translated as MTQRVLTTESGAPVADNQNSATAGAGGPILLQDGHLLEKLARFNRERIPERVVHARGSGAYGYFEVTDDVTAFTRADFLSEVGRRTETFLRFSTVADSLGGADAVRDPRGFALKFYTNDGNYDLVGNNTPVFFIKDPIKFPDFIHSQKRDPFTGRQEPDNVWDFWAHAPEATHQVTWLMGDRGIPASYRHMNGYGSHTYQWTNAAGDAYFVKYHFKTNQGVRSLSADQAAELVGKDGSSHQTDLLQAIERGMNPSWTLYVQLMPAAEAADYRFNPFDVTKVWPHADYPLQRVGRLVLDRNPDNVFAEVEQAAFSPNNFVPGIGPSPDKMLQGRLFAYADAQRYRLGINHTQLPVNAPRAATADNYGRDGLHATRYGSRHDKNYEPNSYAGPAQTDTALSAPLPVQGWTGTHEAPAHTKDDDFFQAGELYRLMSADEQSRLIANIAGGLSQVSRDDVIEKNLAHFHAADPEYGKRVEEAVRALRED; from the coding sequence ATGACGCAGCGTGTGCTTACGACCGAGTCCGGCGCCCCGGTCGCCGACAACCAGAACTCCGCCACCGCGGGTGCCGGAGGCCCGATCCTCCTCCAGGACGGGCACCTCCTGGAGAAGCTCGCCCGCTTCAACCGGGAGCGCATCCCGGAGCGCGTGGTGCACGCCCGGGGCTCCGGCGCGTACGGCTACTTCGAGGTGACCGACGACGTCACCGCCTTCACCCGCGCCGACTTCCTCTCCGAGGTGGGCCGCCGCACCGAGACGTTCCTGCGCTTCTCGACCGTCGCCGACTCGCTGGGCGGCGCGGACGCGGTGCGCGACCCGCGCGGTTTCGCGCTCAAGTTCTATACGAACGACGGCAATTACGACCTCGTCGGGAACAACACCCCGGTGTTCTTCATCAAGGACCCGATCAAGTTCCCCGACTTCATCCACTCGCAGAAGCGCGACCCGTTCACGGGCCGTCAGGAGCCGGACAACGTCTGGGACTTCTGGGCGCACGCCCCCGAGGCCACGCACCAGGTGACCTGGCTGATGGGCGACCGGGGCATCCCCGCCTCGTACCGCCACATGAACGGCTACGGCTCGCACACCTACCAGTGGACGAACGCCGCGGGCGACGCGTACTTCGTGAAGTACCACTTCAAGACCAACCAGGGCGTGCGCTCCCTCTCCGCCGACCAGGCCGCCGAGCTCGTCGGCAAGGACGGCAGCTCGCACCAGACGGACCTGCTCCAGGCCATCGAGCGCGGCATGAACCCGTCCTGGACGCTGTACGTGCAGCTCATGCCGGCCGCCGAGGCCGCGGACTACCGCTTCAACCCGTTCGACGTCACCAAGGTGTGGCCGCACGCGGACTACCCGCTCCAGCGCGTGGGCCGGCTGGTGCTCGACCGCAACCCGGACAACGTCTTCGCCGAGGTCGAGCAGGCCGCGTTCTCGCCGAACAACTTCGTGCCCGGCATCGGCCCGTCCCCGGACAAGATGCTCCAGGGCCGCCTGTTCGCCTACGCGGACGCGCAGCGCTACCGCCTGGGCATCAACCACACCCAGCTCCCGGTGAACGCGCCGCGCGCGGCGACCGCGGACAACTACGGCCGCGACGGGCTCCACGCCACGCGCTACGGCTCGCGCCACGACAAGAACTACGAGCCCAACTCGTACGCGGGCCCCGCCCAGACGGACACGGCGCTCTCCGCCCCGCTCCCCGTCCAGGGCTGGACCGGCACCCACGAGGCGCCCGCCCACACCAAGGACGACGACTTCTTCCAGGCGGGCGAGCTGTACCGGCTGATGTCCGCCGACGAGCAGTCCCGCCTGATCGCCAACATCGCCGGCGGCCTCTCCCAGGTCTCCCGCGACGACGTCATCGAGAAGAACCTCGCCCACTTCCACGCGGCCGACCCCGAGTACGGCAAGCGCGTGGAGGAGGCGGTCCGCGCCCTCCGCGAGGACTGA
- a CDS encoding carboxymuconolactone decarboxylase family protein → MPRIAPLTPPYIADIDRALRRWMPPGVPHEPLALFRVLHRNPELASRMFALGAGLLGHGLLPAMDREIVIARVTARSGCAYEWGVHAATLAPQTGLTPELLRATAQPDAAGSASWSPRHTALLHAVDELDGTTRLTPSAWDALRAYYEDDQVLELFVLIGWYRTISCLANGLLLEEEPWGTRFPTR, encoded by the coding sequence ATGCCCCGCATCGCACCGCTCACCCCGCCCTACATCGCCGACATCGACCGGGCGCTCCGCCGATGGATGCCGCCGGGTGTTCCGCACGAGCCGCTTGCGCTGTTCCGCGTCCTGCACCGCAACCCGGAGCTGGCCTCACGCATGTTCGCCCTCGGCGCCGGGCTGCTGGGCCACGGGCTCCTCCCGGCCATGGACCGGGAGATCGTCATCGCCCGTGTGACCGCGCGATCCGGCTGCGCCTATGAGTGGGGTGTCCACGCCGCGACTCTGGCGCCGCAGACCGGACTCACCCCGGAACTGCTCCGGGCGACTGCCCAACCCGATGCGGCAGGCAGTGCTTCATGGTCGCCACGCCACACGGCGCTGCTCCACGCGGTTGACGAACTCGACGGCACGACCCGGCTCACACCGTCCGCCTGGGACGCCCTGCGGGCGTACTACGAAGACGATCAGGTGCTCGAACTGTTCGTACTGATCGGCTGGTACCGAACCATCAGCTGTCTGGCCAACGGGCTTCTTCTGGAGGAGGAGCCCTGGGGTACTCGTTTCCCCACGCGGTGA
- a CDS encoding ATP-binding protein codes for MPHEQPRRSRLALADTPNAVALARLHTADVLSGWGVSSDIVETAKLLVSELATNAVRHSETGQAPALPLASPSSVQTFELLLEALPCAVRLSVWDRDVRPPVLKEVGVDATGGRGIFIVAAMSRNWGYYPARGLPGKVVWAEIALASVSPEDDRDASVSSPGRRATGDLRASGDERADPNVIGRVLVGIKEL; via the coding sequence ATGCCGCACGAACAGCCCCGGAGGAGCCGGCTCGCGTTGGCGGATACGCCCAATGCCGTCGCTCTGGCGCGGCTCCACACTGCTGATGTTCTCTCGGGCTGGGGCGTCTCCTCCGACATCGTCGAGACGGCGAAGCTCCTGGTGTCCGAGCTGGCGACCAACGCCGTGCGGCACTCGGAGACGGGACAGGCGCCCGCCCTTCCACTCGCGTCGCCGAGCAGCGTGCAGACCTTCGAGCTGCTACTGGAGGCCCTGCCGTGCGCCGTCAGGCTTTCGGTGTGGGACCGGGATGTGAGACCGCCCGTTCTGAAGGAGGTCGGCGTCGACGCGACGGGTGGGCGCGGGATCTTCATCGTGGCGGCGATGAGCAGGAACTGGGGTTACTACCCGGCCCGTGGCCTGCCGGGCAAAGTGGTGTGGGCCGAGATCGCCCTCGCTTCCGTGAGCCCGGAGGACGACCGCGACGCTTCGGTGTCGTCCCCCGGCCGACGCGCGACGGGTGATCTCCGTGCGTCCGGGGATGAGCGGGCCGACCCGAACGTGATCGGTCGCGTACTCGTCGGCATCAAGGAACTCTGA
- a CDS encoding beta-N-acetylhexosaminidase: protein MPVSRPEHTLVPRPRKVSSRPGRFTLAPDTGIRAYPGAEGAADLLRTLIGPTTGLPLAPSATGRVVLALDPQLSGLGEEGYGLTIGPDTVLLRAARLPGLLCGVQTLRQLLPADALSARAGSGGAWTLPCVEISDVPAHPWRGTMLDVARHFQPVSYLRRYVDLMALHKLNTLHLHLTDDQGWRMPIAAYPKLTGIGGHRSQSMQGPPDRVPETFDGVPHSGAYTTRELRDLVTYAAARGVRVVPEIEMPGHVRAALAAHPELGNDPSRRLGVWTKWGVCETVFGVHEEVFDFCRTVLDEVMDVFPSPYIHVGGDECPTTEWENSPAARERAAAEGLPDARALHGWFMGRIGAHVTERGRIPVGWAETGTELPLDFTVMTWRDPAHARAAARRGHQVVAAHYLATYLDYAESADPGEPLAQPGPTVDLRTVHGDRSLTDDWDAADTSRLLGTQAQLWTEYAPTPDRIEYRTYPRLCALADRAWSGGDTGWPGFLARLGPHTARLDALGVRYRPLNPRPLTAASPGTAPTP, encoded by the coding sequence ATGCCCGTATCCCGCCCCGAACACACCCTCGTCCCCCGCCCGCGCAAGGTCTCCTCCCGCCCCGGCCGCTTCACCCTCGCCCCGGACACCGGCATCCGCGCCTACCCGGGGGCGGAGGGCGCCGCCGACCTGCTGCGCACCCTCATCGGCCCGACCACCGGGCTGCCGCTGGCCCCCAGTGCCACCGGCCGCGTGGTGCTCGCCCTGGACCCGCAGCTCAGCGGCCTCGGCGAGGAGGGGTACGGCCTCACCATCGGCCCGGACACGGTCCTGCTGCGGGCGGCCCGGCTGCCCGGCCTGCTGTGCGGGGTCCAGACGCTGCGCCAGCTCCTGCCGGCCGATGCGCTCTCCGCGCGGGCCGGGAGCGGAGGTGCCTGGACGCTGCCCTGCGTGGAGATCAGCGATGTGCCGGCGCACCCGTGGCGCGGCACGATGCTCGACGTCGCCCGGCACTTCCAGCCGGTGTCCTACCTGCGCCGTTACGTGGACCTCATGGCGCTGCACAAGCTGAACACCCTGCACCTCCACCTCACCGACGACCAGGGCTGGCGGATGCCGATCGCCGCGTACCCGAAGCTCACCGGGATCGGCGGCCACCGCAGCCAGTCGATGCAGGGGCCCCCGGACCGGGTCCCGGAGACCTTCGACGGCGTCCCGCACTCGGGGGCGTACACCACGCGGGAGCTGCGCGACCTCGTGACGTACGCGGCGGCGCGCGGGGTGCGGGTGGTGCCGGAGATCGAGATGCCCGGCCATGTGCGCGCGGCCCTGGCCGCCCATCCGGAGCTGGGCAACGACCCGTCGCGGCGGCTCGGCGTGTGGACCAAGTGGGGTGTCTGTGAAACGGTGTTCGGGGTCCACGAGGAGGTCTTCGACTTCTGCCGGACGGTGCTGGACGAGGTCATGGACGTGTTCCCGTCGCCGTACATCCACGTCGGCGGCGACGAGTGCCCGACGACCGAGTGGGAGAACAGCCCGGCGGCCCGGGAGCGGGCCGCCGCCGAGGGGCTGCCGGACGCGCGGGCGCTGCACGGCTGGTTCATGGGCCGGATCGGGGCGCACGTCACCGAGCGGGGCCGTATCCCGGTCGGCTGGGCCGAGACCGGCACCGAACTCCCCCTGGACTTCACCGTGATGACCTGGCGCGACCCAGCCCACGCCCGCGCCGCCGCCCGCCGCGGCCACCAGGTGGTCGCCGCGCACTACCTGGCCACCTATCTCGACTACGCCGAGTCCGCCGACCCCGGTGAGCCGCTGGCGCAGCCCGGCCCGACGGTCGACCTGCGCACGGTGCACGGCGACCGCTCGCTGACCGACGACTGGGACGCGGCCGACACCTCCCGACTGCTGGGCACGCAGGCCCAGTTGTGGACCGAGTACGCGCCCACTCCGGACCGGATCGAGTACCGGACGTATCCGAGGCTGTGCGCCCTCGCGGACCGCGCCTGGTCGGGCGGCGACACCGGCTGGCCCGGCTTCCTCGCCCGCCTGGGCCCTCATACCGCCCGACTGGACGCTCTCGGCGTCCGCTACCGCCCCCTGAACCCCCGGCCGCTCACCGCGGCATCCCCAGGAACAGCGCCGACCCCGTGA
- a CDS encoding RNA polymerase sigma-70 factor, with product MTEDPFVAHRSLLFTVAYEMLGSAADAEDVLQESWLRWAGVDRSRVSDARAYLVRTVTRQALNRLRTLARSREDYVGEWLPDPLLTSPDVADDVELAESVSIAMLTVLETLRPTERAVFVLREVFELPYDEIAEAVGKPAATVRQIARRAREHVAARQPRVKVSRSEQRAVVERFLLALRTGQLRELVEVMAPDVVLIADGGGLAAAALAPIHGVELVANVLARTNRVHMAALTTTPVWLNGASGGRIEIDGEPATAVSLVVEEGRVTRVYLVRNPLKLTRLYEPVELAR from the coding sequence ATGACCGAGGACCCGTTCGTCGCCCATCGCAGCCTGCTGTTCACGGTCGCCTACGAGATGCTCGGCTCCGCGGCCGACGCGGAGGACGTGCTGCAGGAGTCCTGGCTGCGGTGGGCCGGGGTCGACCGCTCGCGGGTGAGCGACGCGCGGGCGTACCTCGTCAGGACCGTCACACGGCAGGCGCTCAACCGGCTGCGGACGTTGGCGCGCAGCCGCGAGGACTACGTCGGCGAGTGGCTGCCGGACCCGCTGCTGACCAGCCCTGACGTCGCCGACGACGTGGAGCTCGCGGAGAGCGTCTCGATCGCGATGCTGACCGTCCTCGAAACGCTCAGGCCGACGGAGCGGGCGGTCTTCGTGCTCCGCGAGGTTTTCGAGCTGCCGTACGACGAGATCGCCGAGGCCGTCGGGAAGCCCGCGGCCACGGTGCGGCAGATCGCGCGGCGAGCACGCGAGCATGTGGCGGCCCGGCAGCCCCGGGTGAAGGTGAGCCGTTCGGAGCAGCGGGCAGTGGTGGAGCGGTTCCTGCTCGCCCTGCGTACCGGGCAGTTGCGGGAACTTGTGGAGGTCATGGCGCCGGACGTGGTCCTGATCGCCGATGGTGGCGGACTTGCCGCCGCCGCTCTGGCTCCGATCCACGGGGTCGAACTCGTGGCGAATGTGCTCGCGCGCACCAACCGGGTGCACATGGCCGCACTCACGACAACACCGGTGTGGCTCAACGGGGCGTCCGGCGGCCGGATCGAGATCGACGGCGAGCCGGCCACGGCGGTGAGCCTCGTGGTGGAGGAGGGACGGGTCACCCGCGTCTACTTGGTGCGGAATCCCCTGAAGCTGACGCGACTGTACGAGCCGGTCGAACTCGCCAGGTAG
- a CDS encoding DinB family protein: MSSELQRPPRQADERTALIGWLDLQRQILRWKCKGLNDEDAHRAVIPTSPAMTMSGLISHMRWTEHIWLEVVFLGGDKKQNPAFDESRESADWHTDGRPLAELLSEYEAQCARSNEIVAAAGLDDIGRHPDFHDGSANLRWILIHLVEETGRHAGHADIVRELLDGTKGYY, encoded by the coding sequence ATGTCATCGGAACTGCAACGCCCCCCGCGCCAAGCGGACGAACGTACCGCTCTCATCGGCTGGCTGGACCTGCAACGGCAGATCCTGCGCTGGAAATGCAAGGGCCTGAACGACGAGGACGCGCACCGCGCGGTGATCCCGACCTCACCGGCCATGACGATGTCCGGTCTCATCTCCCACATGCGCTGGACCGAGCACATATGGCTGGAAGTGGTGTTCCTCGGCGGCGACAAGAAGCAGAACCCCGCATTCGACGAGTCACGCGAGAGCGCCGACTGGCACACCGACGGCCGCCCCCTCGCAGAGCTCCTCTCGGAGTACGAGGCCCAGTGCGCCCGCAGTAACGAGATCGTCGCCGCGGCCGGCCTGGACGACATCGGCCGCCACCCGGACTTCCACGACGGCAGCGCCAACCTCCGCTGGATACTGATCCACCTCGTCGAGGAAACGGGGCGGCACGCGGGGCACGCGGATATCGTCCGCGAGCTGCTCGACGGCACGAAGGGCTACTACTAG
- a CDS encoding 2-hydroxy-3-oxopropionate reductase — MSNNLPKVAWIGLGIMGSPMSENLIKAGYDVTGYTLEQDKVDRLAAAGGTGASSIAEAVKDADVVITMVPASPQVEAIAYGPDGILENAKRGALLIDMSSITPQTSVDLAKNAAEKGIRVLDAPVSGGEAGAIEAVLSVMVGGEQADFDAAKPLLEALGKTIVLCGPHGSGQTVKAANQLIVAVNIQACAEAVVFLEKSGVDLAAALDVLNGGLAGSTVLTRKKDNFLNRDFAPGFRIDLHHKDMGIVTDAARNVGAALPVGGVVAQLVASLRAQGDGGLDHSALLRSVERLSGQPVKG, encoded by the coding sequence ATGAGCAACAACCTCCCCAAGGTTGCGTGGATCGGTCTCGGCATCATGGGTTCGCCCATGTCGGAGAACCTGATCAAGGCCGGTTACGACGTCACCGGTTACACCCTGGAGCAGGACAAGGTCGACCGGCTGGCCGCGGCCGGCGGCACCGGCGCCTCCTCGATCGCCGAGGCGGTCAAGGACGCGGACGTGGTCATCACGATGGTGCCCGCGTCGCCCCAGGTCGAGGCCATCGCGTACGGCCCCGACGGCATCCTGGAGAACGCGAAGCGCGGCGCGCTGCTGATCGACATGTCCTCGATCACCCCGCAGACCTCCGTGGACCTCGCGAAGAACGCCGCCGAGAAGGGCATCCGGGTCCTGGACGCCCCCGTCTCCGGCGGCGAGGCCGGCGCGATCGAGGCCGTCCTTTCCGTCATGGTGGGCGGCGAGCAGGCCGACTTCGACGCCGCGAAGCCGCTGCTCGAAGCACTCGGCAAGACCATCGTGCTCTGCGGCCCGCACGGCTCCGGCCAGACGGTGAAGGCCGCCAACCAGCTGATCGTCGCGGTGAACATCCAGGCGTGCGCCGAGGCCGTGGTCTTCCTGGAGAAGTCCGGCGTGGACCTCGCCGCCGCGCTGGACGTCCTGAACGGCGGCCTGGCCGGTTCGACCGTGCTGACCCGCAAGAAGGACAACTTCCTGAACCGGGACTTCGCCCCGGGCTTCCGGATCGACCTGCACCACAAGGACATGGGCATCGTCACGGACGCCGCCCGCAACGTCGGTGCCGCGCTGCCCGTCGGCGGTGTGGTCGCCCAGCTCGTCGCCTCGCTGCGCGCGCAGGGTGACGGCGGCCTGGACCACTCGGCGCTGCTGCGCTCGGTCGAGCGCCTGTCGGGCCAGCCCGTCAAGGGCTGA
- a CDS encoding helix-turn-helix transcriptional regulator — translation MAALDLLGRRWTMRILWELSQAPAGFRELQRRCERMSSSVLSTRIEELSAARLLALDGDGYRLTRLGRDLVESLSPLDAWSRRWAEEMGPATAEELE, via the coding sequence ATGGCTGCTCTCGACCTGCTCGGACGGCGCTGGACGATGCGGATCCTGTGGGAACTGAGCCAGGCTCCGGCCGGCTTCCGTGAGTTGCAGCGCCGCTGCGAGCGCATGTCCTCCAGCGTGCTCAGCACCCGGATCGAGGAACTGTCCGCAGCCCGCCTGCTCGCCCTGGACGGCGACGGCTACCGCCTCACACGGCTCGGCCGCGATCTCGTCGAGTCGCTGAGCCCGCTGGACGCCTGGAGTCGACGGTGGGCCGAAGAGATGGGACCCGCGACGGCGGAAGAGTTGGAATGA
- a CDS encoding TIM barrel protein, with amino-acid sequence MGYPDQRFDVNLSILFTELPLLERPAAAAAAGFTAVELWWPWIETPTPDQAELDALKKALDDAGTQLVGLNFYAGQLPGPDRGALSVPGTESDRFRANIEVAADFAASVGCKALNALYGNRVDGVDPAAQDELALENLVLAARAADRIGAVLLIETLNAPESPRYPLVSAPAGIEVVDRVNAATGLGNAKFLLDLYHLSMNGEDLSQVITAYADRTGHVQIADNPGRGAPGTGSLPLEQLLDELTKAGYEGWVGLEYKPGDRPSADSFDWLPAAARPAR; translated from the coding sequence ATGGGCTACCCGGACCAGCGCTTCGATGTGAACCTCTCGATCCTCTTCACGGAACTCCCGCTCCTGGAGCGTCCCGCGGCAGCCGCCGCGGCGGGCTTCACGGCGGTCGAGCTGTGGTGGCCCTGGATCGAGACCCCCACCCCCGACCAGGCCGAGCTCGACGCCCTCAAGAAGGCGCTCGACGACGCCGGCACCCAGCTGGTGGGCCTGAACTTCTACGCCGGACAGCTTCCCGGCCCCGACCGCGGCGCGCTCTCCGTGCCCGGCACGGAGTCGGACCGCTTCCGGGCCAACATCGAGGTGGCGGCCGACTTCGCCGCCTCGGTCGGCTGCAAGGCGCTCAACGCGCTCTACGGCAACCGGGTCGACGGCGTCGACCCCGCCGCCCAGGACGAACTCGCCCTGGAGAACCTGGTCCTGGCGGCCCGCGCCGCCGACCGGATCGGCGCGGTGCTGCTGATCGAGACCCTGAACGCGCCGGAGTCCCCGCGCTACCCGCTGGTGAGTGCACCGGCCGGGATCGAGGTCGTCGACCGGGTCAACGCCGCGACCGGCCTCGGCAACGCGAAGTTCCTGCTGGACCTGTACCACCTGTCGATGAACGGCGAGGACCTCAGCCAGGTCATCACCGCGTACGCCGACAGGACGGGACACGTCCAGATCGCCGACAACCCGGGCCGCGGCGCGCCCGGCACCGGCTCACTCCCCCTGGAGCAGCTCCTGGACGAGCTGACGAAGGCCGGTTACGAGGGCTGGGTCGGGCTGGAGTACAAGCCCGGCGACCGCCCGAGCGCCGACTCCTTCGACTGGCTCCCGGCCGCGGCGCGTCCCGCCCGCTGA
- a CDS encoding carboxymuconolactone decarboxylase family protein, translating into MALRVPKAELPAGLRENLIKQLGSVPEPNEVLWNNPALAEANQEFAAKVATWDAVDASLKTFAHMAVAAQVGCSWCLDINYFAALNQSLDLAKASQVPRWREAEVFTPLEREVMEYAEAMTSTPTTVTDELSASLLGRLGPAALVELTVYIGFANLAARCNTAHGITSQGYSDACEIPLAARPETADVVSAP; encoded by the coding sequence ATGGCGCTACGCGTACCGAAGGCAGAGCTCCCCGCCGGGCTCCGCGAGAATCTGATCAAGCAGCTCGGTTCCGTGCCCGAGCCCAACGAGGTGCTGTGGAACAACCCCGCCCTCGCCGAGGCCAACCAGGAGTTCGCGGCCAAGGTGGCCACCTGGGACGCGGTCGACGCGAGCCTCAAGACCTTCGCGCACATGGCCGTCGCAGCGCAGGTCGGATGCAGCTGGTGCCTGGACATCAACTACTTCGCGGCACTGAACCAGAGCCTGGACCTGGCCAAGGCGAGCCAGGTTCCGCGCTGGCGGGAGGCGGAGGTGTTCACGCCGTTGGAGCGTGAGGTGATGGAGTACGCCGAGGCCATGACGAGCACGCCGACGACCGTCACCGATGAGCTGTCGGCGAGCCTGCTCGGCCGTCTCGGCCCGGCGGCGCTGGTCGAGCTCACCGTGTACATCGGCTTCGCCAACCTGGCGGCCCGGTGCAACACGGCGCACGGGATCACCTCACAGGGATACTCCGATGCCTGCGAGATCCCGCTGGCCGCGCGTCCTGAGACGGCCGACGTGGTGTCGGCGCCATGA
- a CDS encoding cold shock domain-containing protein, giving the protein MGRRKEVRKKTAVVTATVREWRDEEGWGVLDSPETPGGCFGHYSDIQAPGFRTLSPGQKVDLTWEAPGFKQDGYDYRAVSITPQRA; this is encoded by the coding sequence ATGGGACGCCGTAAAGAGGTCCGCAAGAAGACGGCGGTCGTGACGGCGACGGTGCGTGAGTGGAGGGATGAGGAGGGCTGGGGTGTCCTCGACTCACCCGAGACCCCCGGAGGGTGCTTCGGCCACTACTCCGACATTCAGGCGCCCGGCTTCCGCACGCTGTCACCGGGGCAGAAGGTCGATCTCACCTGGGAAGCGCCCGGCTTCAAGCAGGACGGCTACGACTACCGCGCGGTGAGCATCACCCCGCAGCGCGCCTGA
- a CDS encoding family 16 glycosylhydrolase has protein sequence MKSLAKSRLRAAAAAAATVALGCTALAAVPTTASAAGGPLAVQYRTGASGATADQSEPWLKVRNTGSASVQLSDVKVRYYFKGDAVGEVYRFACSWAVKGCGNITGTFGTLAKPTATADRYLEIGFTPGAGSLAPGADTGDMQLRFYRANWQTLTQSDDYSFGSGSTAYGDWSKVTAQLGGATVWGTAPEGNDPTDPTDPTDPTDPTDPGEDGPALFDDFNYSGHSDPQIAAHGWSVRSNAGGPGVPGATWAPDKVTFATQSGNSLMNLETSTAGTGESTKQTEILTQSMKFRNGTYAARVKFNDAPKSGPDGDHLVQTFFTINDLKAPMADDYAEYDFEYLPNGGWGESGNILYTTSWETYRPDPWEAVNQHTESRQSYAGWHDLVVTIDNNAITYYIDGQLFGTHGAAYLPERGMSINFNQWLIDLAGQTSTTPRAYDQQVDYVLHVKDHVLTPAQVNAKVAAYRAAGTTFQDTVPAG, from the coding sequence ATGAAGTCACTCGCGAAGAGCCGGCTGCGCGCCGCCGCCGCTGCCGCCGCCACCGTGGCGCTCGGCTGTACGGCGCTGGCCGCCGTCCCCACGACGGCGAGCGCCGCCGGCGGACCGCTGGCCGTGCAGTACCGCACCGGCGCGTCCGGGGCCACGGCCGACCAGAGCGAACCCTGGCTGAAGGTACGGAACACCGGCAGCGCTTCCGTGCAGCTCAGCGACGTCAAGGTCCGTTACTACTTCAAGGGCGACGCGGTGGGCGAGGTCTACCGTTTCGCCTGCTCCTGGGCGGTGAAGGGCTGCGGGAACATCACGGGGACGTTCGGCACCCTCGCGAAGCCGACCGCCACCGCCGACCGCTATCTGGAGATCGGCTTCACCCCGGGCGCGGGCTCGCTGGCCCCGGGCGCCGACACCGGTGACATGCAGCTGCGGTTCTACCGGGCGAACTGGCAGACGCTGACCCAGAGCGACGACTACTCCTTCGGCTCCGGCTCGACCGCGTACGGCGACTGGTCGAAGGTGACCGCGCAGCTCGGCGGCGCGACGGTCTGGGGCACGGCTCCCGAGGGCAACGACCCCACCGATCCGACCGACCCGACCGATCCCACGGACCCGACGGACCCGGGCGAGGACGGGCCGGCCCTCTTCGACGACTTCAACTACAGCGGCCACAGCGACCCGCAGATCGCCGCGCACGGCTGGAGCGTCCGCTCCAACGCGGGCGGGCCCGGCGTGCCCGGCGCCACCTGGGCGCCGGACAAGGTCACGTTCGCCACGCAGAGCGGCAACTCCCTCATGAACCTGGAGACGTCGACGGCGGGCACCGGCGAGTCCACGAAGCAGACCGAGATCCTGACCCAGTCGATGAAGTTCCGCAACGGCACCTACGCGGCGCGGGTCAAGTTCAACGACGCGCCGAAGTCGGGCCCGGACGGCGACCACCTCGTCCAGACGTTCTTCACCATCAACGACCTCAAGGCGCCGATGGCGGACGACTACGCCGAGTACGACTTCGAGTACCTGCCCAACGGCGGCTGGGGCGAGAGCGGCAACATCCTCTACACGACCTCGTGGGAGACCTACCGGCCCGACCCGTGGGAGGCCGTCAACCAGCACACCGAGTCCCGGCAGAGCTACGCCGGCTGGCACGACCTGGTAGTGACCATCGACAACAACGCGATCACGTACTACATCGACGGGCAGCTCTTCGGCACGCACGGCGCGGCCTACCTGCCGGAGCGCGGCATGTCGATCAACTTCAACCAGTGGCTGATCGACCTGGCGGGCCAGACGAGCACCACGCCCCGCGCGTACGACCAGCAGGTGGACTACGTGCTGCACGTGAAGGACCACGTCCTCACACCGGCGCAGGTGAACGCGAAGGTGGCCGCGTACCGCGCGGCGGGGACGACGTTCCAGGACACGGTTCCGGCCGGGTGA